CATCTGGAACTCGTGCACGATCCCGCCGCCACCGCGGATCCACAGCCGACGCCCGAGGACCTCTTGGTCGTCTACCTCGGCGAACCTGTGCCTGCCTCCCTGGTCGAACGCCTCGAACGGCACGGCGGCAAGCGAGTGCCGGCGCACAATCCGTATTGGGATACGTGGGGCGTGACGCTCCAGGACCCGGACGGGTACCTGCTGGTCCTCTCCACCAGGGAATGGTCCAACTCGTAGTGCAGGCACGGCCGGCACAGAGCCGGGCGGCGAGGCGGCCCGCTCAGCGGCCGCTGCTGCTTGTCGTGCGGAGCAGCCACTCCGAGAGCTTCCGTCGCGGGGGTCGAGCGATGATGTCGCCTCCGCGGGACCGTCCGGTCAGTTGCACACGGAGGAGAGTGGCGGTGTCCGGGCCGGATGCGGGCCGGATCTTGATGTCGCCGCTGCCGCGCTCCAGGTCGTCCGTGTCCACGACGATCCCCGGTCTGGTCACCAGGTCAGGTTTCCTCTGATGCGCAGGTCCGCATCGATGTGAAGGGTGTGGTGGGTGATCACCGCGTGGGTGAAGTCCAGCTTCGCCTCGCCGAGCATCAGGCGGATCTCCATACGACGTGGAACCGGCCAGCGGTCGGTGCGTGTGATGTCGCCGAAACGGTGGTCGATTCGGACCACGTCTTTGGCTTGTGGGGGGACTC
This sequence is a window from Streptomyces sp. NBC_01217. Protein-coding genes within it:
- a CDS encoding VOC family protein, whose translation is MPADATAHVRIARPSRDLGAAEQFWISGLGLDVLYQHAADGTPGDHSLLMVGWPGAGWHLELVHDPAATADPQPTPEDLLVVYLGEPVPASLVERLERHGGKRVPAHNPYWDTWGVTLQDPDGYLLVLSTREWSNS